TCAAGGAGAGGTCCTACTTGATGGCGTGAATGTATTGGAATTAGAAGTTGATGAGCGTGCTCGTATGGGGCTCTTTCTTGCTATGCAATACCCAAGTGAAATCCCAGGCATTACCAATGCAGAATTTCTACGTGCAGCCATGAATGCTGGAAAAGAAGAGGATGAGAAAATTTCTGTCCGTGATTTCATTACCAAACTCGATGAGAAAATGGAATTGCTCAACATGAAAGAAGAAATGGCAGAGCGCTACCTCAATGAAGGCTTCTCTGGTGGTGAGAAAAAACGCAATGAAATTCTACAACTCTTGATGTTGGAGCCAACCTTTGCTCTTCTTGATGAAATCGACTCAGGTCTTGACATCGATGCCCTTAAAGTGGTTTCAAAAGGGGTCAATGCCATGCGTGGAGAAGGCTTTGGTGCCATGATTATTACCCACTACCAACGTTTGTTAAACTACATTACACCAGATGTGGTTCACATTATGATGGAAGGACGCGTGGTTCTATCAGGCGGTCCAGAACTTGCGATCCGTCTTGAAAAAGAAGGCTATGCAAAAATTGCAGAAGAACTAGGCTTGACTTACGAAGAGGAAGTTTAAGGCGAAACTTGTTCAGAAAGGAGAAAATAATGACCAAAGAAGCCATTAAACTGTTTTCACAAGCACACGCAGAACCAGCTTGGTTGAGCAATCTTCGGCAAGCAGCTTTTGAAAAAATAGACACATTAGATCTACCAAAGATTGAACGGGTGAAATTTCACCGTTGGAATCTTGGAGATGGAAGCATAACAGAATCTGAAGCCACGAGCAATGTTCCTGATTTCACAGCTTTAGGTGATAATCCCAAGCTAGTTCAAGTCGGAACTCAGACTGTTTTCGAACAATTGTCTCCAGAATTGGCAGAGGCAGGCGTGATTTTCACAGACTTTTACACCGCTTTGGAAGAAATTCCAGAAGTCATGGAGCAGTATTTTACCAAGGCAGTAGCGCATGATGAGGACAAACTTGCAGCCTACCATACCGCTTATTTTAATAGCGGAGCGGTCTTGTATGTTCCTGATAATGTGGAAATCAAGGTGCCAGTCGAAGGAATTTTCTACCAAGATAGCGAAAGCGATGTGCCGTTTAACAAGCATGTTTTAGTGATTACAGGGAAGAACGCTAAGTTAGACTATTTAGAACGTTTTGAAAGTATCGGAGATGGCAGCAAGCAAGCAACGGCTAATATCACGGTGGAAGTCATTGCAGGAGCAGGCAGTCAGATTAAATTTGCGGCGATTGATCGATTGGGACAGCATGTAACAACCTACATGAGTCGCCGTGGGTCACTGGCAAACAATGCCAGCATTGACTGGGCGATTGGAGTGATGAACGAAGGCAATGTCATTGCTGACTTTGATAGTGATTTGTATGGTGATGGCAGCCATGCAGATATGAAGGTTGTTGCACTCTCAAGTGGCAAGCAAGTGCAGGGGATTGATACTCGTGTAACCAACTACGGTCGCAATTCGACCGGAAATATCCTCCAATATGGTGTTATTCTAGAAAAAGGAACGCTGACCTTCAATGGAATTGGACACATTATTAAAGGTGCTAAGGGAGCAGATGCCCAACAAGAAAGCCGCGTCTTGATGTTGTCAGATAAAGCACGAAGCGATGCCAATCCGATTCTTTTAATTGACGAAAATGATGTTACAGCAGGGCATGCTGCTTCTATCGGACAGGTCGATCCAGAGGATATGTACTATCTCATGAGCCGTGGTTTGGACAAAGCAACAGCCGAACGTTTGGTTGTCCGTGGTTTCCTAGGAGCCGTGATTACTGAAATTCCTGTAAAAGAAGTCCGCAATGAAATGATTGACGGAATTGAAGAAAAGCTAAGCAAGAGGTAAGAGAGATGTCAGTAGATAGCCATGCCCTCAAAAAAGAGTTTCCAATCCTAGACCAGTTGGTCCATGATGAGCCCTTGGTCTATCTAGACAATGCCGCAACGACGCAGAAACCCCAAGTTGTTTTAGAAGAAATCCTAAACTATTACCAGACGGACAATGCCAATGTTCACCGAGGTGTGCATACCTTGGCGGAACGTGCGACTAGCCGCTATGAGGCGGCGCGTGAGCGTGTGCGGCAATTTATCCATGCCAAATCGACCAAGGAAGTACTTTTTACAAGAGGGACTACGACAAGTCTCAATTGGGTGGCACATTTTGCAGCCCAAATCTTGCAACCAGAAGATGAGGTCTTGATTTCCATTATGGAACACCATGCCAATATTATCCCCTGGCAAGAAGCTTGTCGAAAGACGGGAGCAAAGTTGGTCTATGTCTATCTGAAAGATGGGCTCCTAGATATGGAGGATTTGCAGTCCAAACTATCACCAAAAACAAGATTTGTCTCTTTGGCCCATGTCTCCAATGTCTTAGGAACCATCAATCCAATCAAAGAAATTACTCGATTGGCGCACGAAGTTGATGCCATTATGGTAGTAGATGGAGCCCAATCCGTTCCACATATGGCCATTGATGTATTGGATTTGGATGTGGATTTCTTTGCTTTTTCAGGCCATAAGATGCTAGGTCCGACAGGAATAGGTGTTCTCTACGGGAAAGAAAAATGGCTCTCCCAAATGGAACCAGTAGAATTTGGCGGTGAAATGATTGACTTTGTTTATGAGCAATCTGCTACGTGGAAGGAATTACCTTGGAAATTCGAAGCTGGTACGCCAAATATAGCAGGGGCGATTGGACTGGCTAAAGCAATCGACTATCTGGAAGAAGTGGGGATGGAGGACATTGCAGCTCACGAAGCAGACTTGCTAGCCTATGTTTTTCCAAAATTACAGACCATGGAGGGGATTGAAATCTATGGTCCGGCAGACTTGGCAAAACGTTCAGGCGTCATCTCGTTTAATATAAAAGGATTACATCCGCATGATGTAGCAACGGCACTGGACTATGAGGGAGTAGCTGTGCGAGCAGGTCATCATTGTGCTCAACCGCTTCTAACTTATTTGGGAGTGCAGTCAACGGTTCGTGCTAGTTTTTCCCTTTATAATACCAAGGAAGACTGTGATCGATTGCTTGAAGCACTGGAAAAGACAAAGGAGTTTTTCAATGGCACTTTCTAAATTAGAGAGCCTTTATATGGCTGTGGTAGCAGACCATTCCAAACATCCTCATCATCAAGGGAAAATCGCTGGGGCTCATCAGGTGGATTTGAACAATCCCACTTGTGGCGATGCGATTAACTTGTCGCTGCAATTAGATGAAACTGGTGAAACCATTCAAGACATTGCCTTTGTCAATGCAGGCTGCACCATTTCGACCGCTTCGGCTAGTATGATGACAGATTTGGTGTTAGGAAAAACGAAGACAGAAGTGCTGGAATTAGCCCAGGTCTTTTCTGAAATGGTTCAAGGAAAGACAGATGTACGCCAAAAAGACTTAGGAGATGCTGCCTTTCTAGCAGGTGTTGCTAAATTTCCACAGCGAGTAAAATGTGCGACCTTGGCCTGGAATGCACTAAAAAAAGGCTTAAATGAAGAGTAGAAAAATCTCAAAGAAATAGAGGAGGAAAGAATGACAGAGGAAAGAGTAGAACCAAAACCGATTGACCTCGGTGAATACAAATTCGGTTTTCATGATGATGTAGAGCCTATTATGTCAACCGGAAAAGGATTGAACGAAGACGTAATTCGAGCTTTATCTGCGGCGAAAAACGAGCCAGAATGGATGTTAGAATTTCGGTTGAAATCGTATGAGGCTTTCAAAAAAATGCCCCTTGAAACCTGGGGAGCAGACTTGTCTGAGATTGATTTTGATGACTTGATTTACTACCAAAAGGCATCTGACAAACCAGCTCGTTCATGGGATGAGGTGCCTGAGAAAATCAAGGAAACTTTTGAACGCATCGGAATTCCAGAAGCAGAACGTGCTTATCTTGCAGGTGCTGCTGCTCAGTACGAATCAGAAGTGGTTTACCACAATATGAAAGAAGAATTTGAGAAGTTGGGCATTATCTTTACGGATACCGATTCAGCTTTGAAAGAATACCCTGATTTGTTCAAGCAGTATTTTGCCAAATTAGTGCCGCCAACCGATAATAAATTGGCTGCTCTCAATAGTGCAGTATGGTCTGGAGGCACCTTTATCTATGTGCCAAAAGGTGTCAAATGTGATATTCCTTTGCAGACTTATTTCCGAATCAATAACGAAAGTACAGGACAGTTTGAGCGGACCCTCATCATTGTAGATGAGGGGGCAAGTGTGCATTACGTTGAAGGATGTACGGCACCGACCTATTCAAGTGATAGTTTGCATGCAGCGATTGTTGAAATCTTTGCCCTTGATGGAGCCTACATGCGCTATACAACAATTCAGAACTGGTCTGACAATGTCTATAACCTTGTTACCAAACGTGCTCGTGCGATGAAAGATGCGACAGTAGAGTGGATTGATGGAAACCTTGGGGCTAAAACTACCATGAAATATCCATCTGTTTACTTGGATGGTGAAGGGGCGCGTGGAACCATGCTGTCTATCGCTTTTGCCAATACGGGACAACACCAAGATACAGGTGCTAAGATGATTCACAATGCACCGCACACCAGCTCCTCGATTGTATCAAAATCCATTGCTAAAGGTGGTGGAGAGGTAAATTATCGTGGGCAAGTCACTTTTGCACGGAATTCTAAAAAATCAGTCAGCCATATCGAGTGTGATACCATTATCATGGATGATATTTCAAAATCAGATACCATTCCCTTCAATGAAATCCACAATTCGCAAGTGGCCTTGGAGCACGAAGCTAAAGTATCTAAGATTTCTGAAGAACAGCTCTACTACCTCATGAGCCGTGGTCTGTCAGAAGGTGAAGCCACAGAGATGATTGTCATGGGATTTGTTGAGCCATTTACTAAAGAACTTCCAATGGAATACGCAGTTGAGCTCAACCGCTTGATTGCTTACGAAATGGAAGGGTCAGTCGGCTAAGAGAGAATAAGAACCTGTATTCACAGCTCAGCAACTCTATTCAGGACTTATTTTTCGCTACTCATCGTTGCTTTTTTTCGAAATACAGTCAGTATTCCTTCAAAAAAGCTCCTTGATTATCGTAAAATAAGCTCCCGATTAGAATGACTTCGCTTATGAATACAGGTTCTAATAAAAATCGCAGGAAATACTGCGATTTTTTGCTATAATTTTTCATTGACAAAAGCGACGAAATCATGCCACCAAGCAATCAGAAAGAAGGGGCGGTCAATACTTTTTTCAGCGACCATGGTGACAGAGGGTTCTTGCTGCCCAAGGTAGCCTTGGCCAATGAGTTCGGAGTCGGAGTAGGTCAGCGTTCCTAGTTTTTGTCCTTTTTTTATAGGAGCTTTTATGCTTTTAGCATCCGGCTTAAAGTGGATTTCAGGACTGTGTTGACTGCCATTTTGCTTGATGATTGTTAAATCCTCCTGAGCGACAGCGGGGATATGGGCTTTTTTTCCATTCATAACCGCTATACTACTATCTTCATAGGTATCATGCTTATATACAAGAGTGACGGCACTAAAATTTCTAAAAATATAGGACATGAGCTGAGAAGTAGTCGTAAAGCGTACATAGGGATTTTCCTCGGTTTCAGTAGCTTTTAAAACAACGGTAATGATCCGCATTCCATTTTGGACGGTGGTCGCTACAAAGCTTTCTCCAGCTTTCTCAGAACTTCCTGTCTTTAATCCATCTACCCCGGAGCGGAAACTAATCATGTTTTCTAACATATAGTTTGAATTTTGAATAGGAATTCCTCCAAAAGTAGAGGTTGGTTTCTGTGTAATTTTTAGAATTTCTGGATAGTCTGTAATCAGATTTCGAGCGATGATAGCAACATCGTAGGCGCTGAGCTTATTTTCGTCATCTTTATCACTTTTTGGATAGATATGGTCGTCAAGATGTTCATTATTCAACCCGCTTGCATTCACTAATTTGGCATCTGTAATACCCCAGGATTCTACTTTTTGACGCATTACATCAACGAATTGAGTTTCGCTTCCTGCAAGTTTTTCAGCAAGAGCGATGGCGGCGCTATTACTGCTAGAAATAAGCATGGCTTCCAATAGCTCACCTACCGTATAACGTCTAGCTTCCATAGGGATATTTGAAATATCAGGATTTAAGGTTAATTCATAAGGATAATCTGAAATATCCACAGGTGTTTTTAACGTTATTTTTCCATCTTCAATGGCTTCGTAGACCAGATAGGCTGTGATGAGTTTGCTAATACTTGCGACCTCGACAGATGTCGTAGCATTTTTTTCATAGAGAATTTTTCCGCTTTTGGCATCCACAGCAATGGCATGTTGGGCAGCAGCGTCAAAGTCTTCTGCATGGACAGGCTGACTAAGAAAGCCAAGAAAGAGGCAGAAGATTAGTAATAGGATTTTTTTCATAATAGTCCTCTCATTATCATTACTGTTATTGTATCATAAAATCCGTTTTCTTTTTTAAAAATAAGCACAAACCGTAGCAAGATTGGTCTTTTTAAGGATTTTTTTGATATAATGGATGAGATAGATAGAAAAAAGAGGACACCATGAAATTTACAGAATTTACGTTTAAGCCTTACATTCAAGAGGCGCTAGCAGACTTGAACTTTATCGAGGCGACTGAAGTACAAGAACGACTTATTCCAATCGTGTTAGAGGGACGAGATTTGGTCGGAGAGTCAAAGACAGGTTCTGGGAAGACCCATACCTTTTTGCTTCCCATTTTCCAAGAGTTGGATGAAACAGCAACGTCTCCGCAGGTCGTGATTACAGCTCCCAGTCGTGAGTTGGCTACGCAGATTTATCAAGCTGCGCGGCAGATTGCACAGTTTGCACCGAGCGACATACGAGTGGCAAACTATGTCGGAGGGACAGATAAGGCACGTCAAGTAGAGAAATTAGCGAGCCAGCAACCGCACATCATCATCGGAACGCCAGGGCGTATCTATGACTTGGTAGAATCGGGGCATTTAAGCATTCACACTGCTAAGACCTTTGTGGTGGATGAAGCTGATATGACTCTTGATATGGGGTTCTTGGCAACGGTAGATAAAATCGCAGCACGGTTGCCGAAAGATTTACAATTTTTAGTTTTTTCTGCAACAATTCCACAAAAATTGCAGCCATTTTTGAAAAAATATTTAGCCAATCCTGTCATGGAGCAGATCAAGACCAAGACGGTTATTTCAGATACGATTGATAACTGGTTGGTTTCGACCAAGGGGCGAGATAAGAATGCTCAGATTTATGAGATTAGTCAAGCTTTACAGCCTTATTTGGCCATGATTTTTGTCAATACCAAGACGCGGGCGGATGAGCTTCATAGCTACTTGACAGCTCAAGGCCTAAAAGTGGCCAAGATTCATGGAGACATTGCTCCGCGTGAACGCAAGCGTATCATGAATCAAGTCAAGAATTTGGATTATGAGTATATTGTAGCTACGGATTTGGCAGCGCGTGGGATTGATATTGAAGGGGTGAGCCATGTCATCAATGACGCTATTCCGCAAGATTTGTCTTTCTTTGTGCACCGCGTTGGTCGAACAGGGCGTAATGGGCTAGCAGGAACAGCTATTACCTTGTACCAGCCGAGCGATGATTCAGACATCCGTGAATTGGAAAAGATAGGAATTGCCTTTGTACCTAAAGTCCTCAAGGATGGAGAATTTCAAGAAACCTACGACCGTGACCGTCGTGCCAATCGTGAGAAAACACGAGAAAAACTGGATACAGAGATGCTAGGTCTGGTCAAAAAGAAAAAGAAAAAAATCAAACCTGGCTATAAAAAGAAAATTCAATGGGCGGTGGAAGAAAAACGTCGGAAAACGAGACGAGCTGAAAATCGTGCCCGTGGTAGAGCCGAACGTAAGGCGAAGAAACAGACCTTTTAGGATTGATAGATATTTTTTATCACAGGGATAGAAAATATATATTAGGCAGAAGGGAAGATGCATGATAGACTAGAGTGAAAACTGGAGGTCTATAACATGAAAAAAAGCATTTCTTTCATTCTATTGGCATTATTTATCAGTCTTGGTTTGATTGCTTGCAGTTCACCTGCAAAAGAAACTACTAAAAAAGAGACGATTATTGTTGCGACAGATTCAGATACAGCACCTTTCACCTACAAGGAGGGTGATGTCTTTAAGGGATACGACATCGAAGTTTTACAAGCTATTTTTGAGAATTCAAAGGATTATGAGCTCGAATTTCAAACGGTTGACTTTCCCTCTATTTTGCTAGGGATTGATGCTGGCCGTTTCCACATTGCAGCGAATGATTTTAACTACAACGAGGAGCGGGCAGGGAAGTATCTCTTTTCAGATCCTGTTTCCCTGTCGAATTATAGCATTGTTAGTCAAGAAGGCAAAGATTTCAAGAGTCTGGATGATCTATCTGGCAAGAAAACGGAGGTCATTGCGGGATCGAATTATGCTCAGCTATTGGAAAATTGGAATAAGGAACACCCGAACCAGTCCCCGATTGACATTCAATACGTCGCGAATTCCTCAGGTCTATCTCAACGCTTGCAGCATATTGAAAACGGACAGATTGATTTTATCCTTTATGATGCGATTTCTTCAACCTATGTGAGCAAGGATCAGGGCTTGAAATTAAGGATTCAGCCCTTAGAACTTCAAGAAACAGCTGGTAAAGATGGATTGGAGTATTTCCTTTTTGCAAAGGATAAAAAAGGAGAAGAATTGCAAGCCTTTGTCAATCAACGGTTGGCAGAGCTGGAAAGTTCAGGTCGATTGAAGGAAATCAGTCAAACTTATTTTGGAGGAGATTTTACGGTTTCTTCTCAAAAATAGAAATACAAATATTTGGTATTTTATCGAAACTGTGGTAGAATAATCCATTATCGAGAAAGGGAAGTAACTATTATGATTACAACAGCGAAACTCGCGTCAGATTGGTACCAGAATCTGATGCAATTAATTCCAGATGGGCAACTGTTTAGTTGGCGCTCTGTATTTGATGGTCTTCCGCGGATTATTGAAAAACTTCCAACGACCCTCTTTTTAACCCTTGCAGGTGCCCTTTTTGGTCTAGTCTTGGCCTTGATTTTTGCTATCGTGAAAATCAATCGTGTGAAAATTTTGTATCCTTTGCAAGCCTTGTTTGTCAGTTTCTTGCGAGGAACGCCGGTCTTGGTTCAGTTGATGTTGACGTACTATGGAATTCCACTGATGTTGAAAGCTATCAATTTACGCTTTGGGACAGCTTTTAATATAAACGCAATCCCTGCTGTCGTCTTTGCCATTGTCGCCTTTGCCTTCAATGAAGCAGCCTATGCCAGCGAGACGATTCGTGCGGCGATTCTTTCGGTTGACAAGGGAGAGATTGAAGCGGCTAGGAGTTTGGGGATGACCGATCAGCAGGTGTATCGCAGGGTTATTATCCCAAATGCAGCAGTCGTTGCTACCCCGACCTTGATTAACTCCTTGATTGGCTTGACCAAGGGAACCTCTCTAGCCTTTAGTGCGGGAGTAGTAGAAGTCTTTGCCCAAGCCCAAATTTTGGGAGGAGCCGATTACCGTTACTTTGAACGCTTTATTTCCGTAGCCATTGTTTATTGGATTGTCAACATTGTGATTGAACAGCTGGGACGATTCCTTGAGAAGAAGATGGCGATTGCCGCACCTGAAAATGTAAAAGGAGAAGTTGGTCAATGATTCATATTTCACAATTAAGTAAAACATTTTCTGGACAAAAAGTGCTGGATAATCTGAGTTTGGATATTCAAAAGGGGGAAGTGATTGCCCTGATTGGCTCTTCGGGTGCTGGAAAATCAACTTTTTTACGCAGTTTGAATTACTTAGAAGAGCCAGATAGTGGTTTTATCGAGATTGATGAGTTTAAGGTGGATTTCTCAACCATTACGACCGAAGAAATATTAACGCTCCGTCGCAAATTATCCATGGTATTCCAACAGTTCAATTTGTTTGAACGAAGAACAGCTCTTGAAAATGTCAAAGAAGGCTTGTTGGTCGTTAAGAAGTTATCGGATGAGGAGGCGACAAAAATCGCCAAGGAAGAATTGGCAAAAGTAGGCTTGTCAGACCGAGAAAATCACTATCCAAGACATTTATCTGGTGGTCAAAAGCAACGGGTGGCTCTGGCCCGTGCCTTGGCGATGAAGCCCGACGTCTTGCTGCTAGATGAGCCAACTTCTGCCCTTGACCCAGAATTGGTGGGAGAAGTGGAAAAGTCTATCGCAGATGCAGCTAAGTCGGGTCAGACTATGGTATTGGTGAGTCATGATATGTCTTTTGTTGCTCAAGTGGCGGATAAGGTTCTCTTTTTGGACAAGGGACACATTATCGAAGCAGGGACTCCTGATGAGATTATTCACCATCCCAAAGAAGAGAGGACAAAAGAGTTCTTTGCCAGTTACAAACGGACCTATATTTGATATAATAGACGAAGGACAGAAAGTGGGAAAAAGACTGTACGAAGCTGGTCTTTTCCTGCTTTCTCATTTTCAAGAATTGCCTTTAAACGATGGTCCAAAGAACTGATTGGATGCTTGTTATCCGTCAGTCGGTCCATGAGGGGCAGAAAAGTGGAGGTTTCATGTTTGCTCAAATTTTATCCCTCTATCTCCAAAGTTTATTGTTTACAACAATAGTGATTGGAGTGGTGCTGGGAGTTTGGATAGGCTTGCGAGCTATTCGGAATAAAGACAAAACAGCAAAGGCAAGGCAAGCACATTTATACGATATGCTGTTGATTGGCGTGATGACAATTCCTGTCCTCTCATTTGCCATGATGAGCATTTTACTAGTATTAAAGGCAAGATAAGGAGATAGAAATGTACGACACACTGATTATTGGATCTGGTCCTGCAGGGATGACAGCTGCTCTTTATGCAGCAAGAAGCAATCTAAAGGTGGGGCTGTTGGAGCGAGGGATTTATGGGGGACAAATGAATAATACCTCAGAAATCGAAAATTACCCAGGTTATGCCCATATCAGCGGTCCAGAATTGGCCGAGAAAATGTTTGAACCCTTAGAAAAATTGGGAGTAGAACATGTATTTGGCTTGGTGAAGGATATTCAAGTAGAGGGGAGGCTAAAAAAAGTCATCACGGAAGATGCCGTTTTCGAAGCAAAAACCGTGATCATCGCAACAGGAGCATCTCATAGAAAATTGGGGGTGCCTGGGGAAGAAGCATTAAACAGCCGTGGGGTTTCGTATTGTGCTGTCTGCGATGGTGCTTTTTTCAGAGGTGAAGATCTCTTGGTTGTTGGCGGTGGGGATTCTGCGGTTGAAGAAGCTGCTTTCTTAACCCAGTTTGCAAATAGTGTGACGATTGTGCACCGCAGAGATGAATTGAGAGCCCAGAAACTCCTTCAAGACCGTGCCTTTTCAAATGAAAAAATTTCCTTTATTTGGGATTCTGTAGTCAAGGAAATCAAGGGAGAAAATCGTGTCGAGAGCGTGGTGTTTGAACATGTCAAGACAGGTCAAGTGACTGAGCAGGCTTTTGGCGGTACTTTTATCTATGTTGGTTTAGATCCTGTCAGTGATTTTGCAAGTGGCCTAGGGATTACAGATGAAAGTGGCTGGATTATTACGGATGACCATATGAAAACCGCTGTTGATGGTATTTATACGATTGGAGATGTCCGTCAAAAAGATTTGCGACAAATCACAACAGCCGTTGGAGATGGTGCGATTGCAGGTCAAGAAGCCTATAAATACATTGTTGAACATGGGTAAAAAGAGAGTGAGGCTCAATCGTGATTTCGGAGAAATCGATTTGCCTCACTTCTTTATTTCTGAGTTCGGGCTAAACTAATCCACTAGATTCGTTTACTCCCACCCCAGCGAGGTTGGAAATAGGCCTAGCGAAGAAATGCTCGCTAGCCTCTTCTACTAGCATGTTGATTTATCAATGTTTTGCAAATCAGACAACTACTGCGTCAAACTGTTAAAGCTATAAAAGAAACGAGGTTGAACACTTTTGTCCCACCCCTTTTTGCTGAAAATGTATAAGATATTTTCAATTGGAACAATAAAAAGAATTGTGGTAGAATAGAAAAGTTCGAAACAAGAGTTTTTTATGCCACAAAAATATGAGTACAAAGAGGACGAAATCCCTCAAATTGAATGGGGCTTCAAATCGCTCGCCTTATCTAACAGGACATTTTGAATGTAAGAATAATCTCAAATAAGGAGCGAGGTTTCGTACTCCTTATTTTTTATGATATAATAGACATAACGATGGAAAAGGAGTCGCTATGTTTGTAGATGATAGTTTGACCCTGCATACGGATTTGTACCAAATCAATATGATGCAGGTGTATTTCAAGGAAAAAATTCACCAGAAAAAAGCTGTTTTTGAATTATATTTTAGAAATAATCCTTTCAAGAGTGGCTATGCTGTGTTTGCAGGTTTGGAGCGGATCGTTGATTATCTCAAGGAGTTGCATTTTTCAGAGAGTGATATAGCTTACCTGCGCTCGTTAGGCTACGACGAAGATTTTTTGAGCTATTTAGCAGATTTCAAATTAGAGTTAACCGTTCGGTCTGCCAAAGAAGGGGATTTGGTCTTTGCCAATGAACCCTTGGTGCAAGTCGAAGGTCCCTTAGCCCAATGCCAATTGGTGGAAACAGCTTTGCTCAATATTGTCAACTTTCAAACCTTGATTGCCAGCAAGGCTGCGCGCATTCGCTCGGTTATTGGCGATGATGAGCCCTTGATGGAGTTTGGCACGAGACGTGCCCAAGAGATGGATGCCGCTATTTGGGGGACACGTGCGGCAGTGATTGGTGGGGCCAATGGCACCAGCAATGTTCGGGCTGGGAAACGCTTTGGAATTCCTGTGTTAGGAACGCATGCCCATGCCTTGGTGCAAGTTTATGGCAATGATTATGAGGCCTTTAAGGCCTATGCCAAGACTCATAAGAATTGTGTTTTTCTAGTGGATACTTATGACACTTTTAAACTAGGTGTCCCAGCTGCCATTCGGGTTGCTCGCGAAATGGGGGATAAGATTAACTTCCTTGGTGTTCGGATTGATTCGGGAGATATTGCCTATATTTCTAAGAAAGTCCGTCAACAGTTGGATGATGCAGGTTTCCCTGATGCAAAAATCTATGCTTCCAATGATTTGGATGAGCATACCATTCTCAATTTGAAAATGCAAAAGGCAAAAATTGATGTCTGGGGCGTTGGGACCAAATTAATCACAGCCTTTGACCAACCAGCTCTAGGAGCTGTTTATAAGATTGTGGCGATTGAAGATGAGAACGGTGGAATGCGTAACACCATCAAGCTGTCCAACAATGCTGAAAAAGTTTCGACACCAGGTAAAAAGCAAGTGTGGCGGATTACCAGTTGTGAAAAAGGTAAATCTGAAGGAGACTATATTACTTATGCCGGTGTAGATGTCTCTCAAATGAAGGAATTGGAAATGTTCCATCCAACCTATACCTATATAAAAAAGACCGTCCGTAATTTTGAGGCGGTGCC
The window above is part of the Streptococcus himalayensis genome. Proteins encoded here:
- a CDS encoding DUF4059 family protein, with amino-acid sequence MFAQILSLYLQSLLFTTIVIGVVLGVWIGLRAIRNKDKTAKARQAHLYDMLLIGVMTIPVLSFAMMSILLVLKAR
- a CDS encoding amino acid ABC transporter permease, with product MITTAKLASDWYQNLMQLIPDGQLFSWRSVFDGLPRIIEKLPTTLFLTLAGALFGLVLALIFAIVKINRVKILYPLQALFVSFLRGTPVLVQLMLTYYGIPLMLKAINLRFGTAFNINAIPAVVFAIVAFAFNEAAYASETIRAAILSVDKGEIEAARSLGMTDQQVYRRVIIPNAAVVATPTLINSLIGLTKGTSLAFSAGVVEVFAQAQILGGADYRYFERFISVAIVYWIVNIVIEQLGRFLEKKMAIAAPENVKGEVGQ
- the trxB gene encoding thioredoxin-disulfide reductase — protein: MYDTLIIGSGPAGMTAALYAARSNLKVGLLERGIYGGQMNNTSEIENYPGYAHISGPELAEKMFEPLEKLGVEHVFGLVKDIQVEGRLKKVITEDAVFEAKTVIIATGASHRKLGVPGEEALNSRGVSYCAVCDGAFFRGEDLLVVGGGDSAVEEAAFLTQFANSVTIVHRRDELRAQKLLQDRAFSNEKISFIWDSVVKEIKGENRVESVVFEHVKTGQVTEQAFGGTFIYVGLDPVSDFASGLGITDESGWIITDDHMKTAVDGIYTIGDVRQKDLRQITTAVGDGAIAGQEAYKYIVEHG
- a CDS encoding transporter substrate-binding domain-containing protein codes for the protein MKKSISFILLALFISLGLIACSSPAKETTKKETIIVATDSDTAPFTYKEGDVFKGYDIEVLQAIFENSKDYELEFQTVDFPSILLGIDAGRFHIAANDFNYNEERAGKYLFSDPVSLSNYSIVSQEGKDFKSLDDLSGKKTEVIAGSNYAQLLENWNKEHPNQSPIDIQYVANSSGLSQRLQHIENGQIDFILYDAISSTYVSKDQGLKLRIQPLELQETAGKDGLEYFLFAKDKKGEELQAFVNQRLAELESSGRLKEISQTYFGGDFTVSSQK
- a CDS encoding DEAD/DEAH box helicase; protein product: MKFTEFTFKPYIQEALADLNFIEATEVQERLIPIVLEGRDLVGESKTGSGKTHTFLLPIFQELDETATSPQVVITAPSRELATQIYQAARQIAQFAPSDIRVANYVGGTDKARQVEKLASQQPHIIIGTPGRIYDLVESGHLSIHTAKTFVVDEADMTLDMGFLATVDKIAARLPKDLQFLVFSATIPQKLQPFLKKYLANPVMEQIKTKTVISDTIDNWLVSTKGRDKNAQIYEISQALQPYLAMIFVNTKTRADELHSYLTAQGLKVAKIHGDIAPRERKRIMNQVKNLDYEYIVATDLAARGIDIEGVSHVINDAIPQDLSFFVHRVGRTGRNGLAGTAITLYQPSDDSDIRELEKIGIAFVPKVLKDGEFQETYDRDRRANREKTREKLDTEMLGLVKKKKKKIKPGYKKKIQWAVEEKRRKTRRAENRARGRAERKAKKQTF
- a CDS encoding amino acid ABC transporter ATP-binding protein, whose translation is MIHISQLSKTFSGQKVLDNLSLDIQKGEVIALIGSSGAGKSTFLRSLNYLEEPDSGFIEIDEFKVDFSTITTEEILTLRRKLSMVFQQFNLFERRTALENVKEGLLVVKKLSDEEATKIAKEELAKVGLSDRENHYPRHLSGGQKQRVALARALAMKPDVLLLDEPTSALDPELVGEVEKSIADAAKSGQTMVLVSHDMSFVAQVADKVLFLDKGHIIEAGTPDEIIHHPKEERTKEFFASYKRTYI
- a CDS encoding nicotinate phosphoribosyltransferase; the encoded protein is MFVDDSLTLHTDLYQINMMQVYFKEKIHQKKAVFELYFRNNPFKSGYAVFAGLERIVDYLKELHFSESDIAYLRSLGYDEDFLSYLADFKLELTVRSAKEGDLVFANEPLVQVEGPLAQCQLVETALLNIVNFQTLIASKAARIRSVIGDDEPLMEFGTRRAQEMDAAIWGTRAAVIGGANGTSNVRAGKRFGIPVLGTHAHALVQVYGNDYEAFKAYAKTHKNCVFLVDTYDTFKLGVPAAIRVAREMGDKINFLGVRIDSGDIAYISKKVRQQLDDAGFPDAKIYASNDLDEHTILNLKMQKAKIDVWGVGTKLITAFDQPALGAVYKIVAIEDENGGMRNTIKLSNNAEKVSTPGKKQVWRITSCEKGKSEGDYITYAGVDVSQMKELEMFHPTYTYIKKTVRNFEAVPLLVDIFDQGRLVYELPDLMDIHAYARKEFEKLWDEYKRVLNPQHYPVDLARDVWQDKMDLIDQMRQKAYQGDQA